In Drosophila bipectinata strain 14024-0381.07 chromosome 2R, DbipHiC1v2, whole genome shotgun sequence, one genomic interval encodes:
- the LOC108123435 gene encoding uncharacterized protein: MNPLAFVSWILFCTAVQAAFQDFVVVPESHQSNNELELRDESYFGEDTEDDLMVSFQDLEQDGIVDTGLLLKALMQHARRLGISLEDLANLHLAEEEEAMNHELGCSAGPELFSYRERPTWRDVLFN, translated from the exons ATGAACCCTTTGGCCTTTGTGAGCTGGATTTTGTTTTGCACGGCAGTTCAGGCGGCATTTCAGGACTTTGTGGTAGTACCGGAG TCCCACCAAAGTAACAATGAGCTGGAGTTGAGGGATGAATCATATTTTGGAGAGGATACGGAGGATGACTTGATGGTCTCGTTCCAAGATCTAGAGCAAGATGGCATAGTTGACACTGGTTTATTATTGAAGGCTCTCATGCAGCACGCCAGGCGTTTGGGCATAAGTTTGGAGGATTTGG CAAACTTGCACTTAGCGGAAGAAGAGGAAGCCATGAACCATGAACTGGGCTGCTCTGCCGGTCCAGAACTCTTCAGCTATCGGGAAAGACCCACCTGGCGGGATGTCCTATTCAATTAA